A genome region from Trichosurus vulpecula isolate mTriVul1 chromosome 5, mTriVul1.pri, whole genome shotgun sequence includes the following:
- the MPST gene encoding 3-mercaptopyruvate sulfurtransferase isoform X1 — translation MAEEAQSRGSQEASSQTESSQKPGVMAAGSLFRALVSAKWVAKSLKESQPLKLLDASWYQPKLKRDARQEFEKGHIPGAAFFDLDLGSDQTSPYDHMLPNAAEFAEYVGKLGVGNGTHVVVYDASDEGLYSAPRLWWMFRAFGHETVSLLDGGLRNWKREGYPLSSGRARPIQAEFQATLNPMFVKTYEDIKENIESRRFQVVDSRVEGRFRGIEPEPQEGIEPGHIPGTLNIPFIDFMTEEGLEKSPDAIQRLFQDNKVDLSKPLVATCGAGVTACHVALGAYLCGKPDVAIYDGSWMEWYMRARPEDVISEGRGKTL, via the exons TCTAGAGGGTCCCAGGAGGCCTCAAGTCAGACAGAATCCAGCCAAAAGCCAGGTGTCATGGCTGCAGGATCCCTCTTCAGAGCTCTGGTATCGGCCAAGTGGGTGGCTAAGTCCTTGAAGGAATCCCAGCCCCTGAAGCTGCTCGATGCCTCCTGGTACCAGCCCAAGTTGAAACGAGACGCTCGGCAGGAGTTTGAAAAAGGTCACATCCCTGGAGCAGCCTTCTTCGACCTTGACCTTGGCAGTGACCAGACATCCCCCTATGACCACATGCTGCCCAATGCTGCAGAGTTTGCTGAGTATGTTGGCAAGCTGGGGGTAGGGAACGGCACCCATGTGGTAGTATATGATGCCAGTGATGAGGGCCTCTACTCTGCCCCCCGATTGTGGTGGATGTTTAGGGCCTTTGGGCATGAGACTGTCTCACTGCTGGATGGAGGGTTAAGGAACTGGAAGAGGGAGGGCTACCCGCTGAGCTCTGGCAGGGCCCGCCCAATTCAAGCAGAGTTCCAGGCCACCCTCAACCCGATGTTTGTGAAGACCTATGAAGATATCAAGGAGAACATCGAATCACGTCGGTTCCAGGTTGTAGATTCCCGTGTTGAAGGGCGCTTCAGGGGCATTGAGCCAGAACCCCAGGAAG gCATTGAACCTGGCCACATCCCTGGCACCTTGAACATTCCTTTCATTGACTTCATGACTGAGGAGGGCCTGGAGAAGAGCCCTGATGCCATCCAAAGACTGTTCCAGGACAACAAGGTGGACCTCTCAAAGCCCCTGGTGGCAACTTGTGGCGCAGGCGTCACTGCCTGCCATGTAGCCCTGGGTGCGTATCTCTGTGGCAAGCCTGATGTGGCCATCTATGATGGATCCTGGATGGAGTGGTACATGCGTGCCCGGCCTGAGGATGTCATCTCAGAGGGCAGAGGCAAGACTCTCTGA
- the MPST gene encoding 3-mercaptopyruvate sulfurtransferase isoform X2 yields MQSRGSQEASSQTESSQKPGVMAAGSLFRALVSAKWVAKSLKESQPLKLLDASWYQPKLKRDARQEFEKGHIPGAAFFDLDLGSDQTSPYDHMLPNAAEFAEYVGKLGVGNGTHVVVYDASDEGLYSAPRLWWMFRAFGHETVSLLDGGLRNWKREGYPLSSGRARPIQAEFQATLNPMFVKTYEDIKENIESRRFQVVDSRVEGRFRGIEPEPQEGIEPGHIPGTLNIPFIDFMTEEGLEKSPDAIQRLFQDNKVDLSKPLVATCGAGVTACHVALGAYLCGKPDVAIYDGSWMEWYMRARPEDVISEGRGKTL; encoded by the exons TCTAGAGGGTCCCAGGAGGCCTCAAGTCAGACAGAATCCAGCCAAAAGCCAGGTGTCATGGCTGCAGGATCCCTCTTCAGAGCTCTGGTATCGGCCAAGTGGGTGGCTAAGTCCTTGAAGGAATCCCAGCCCCTGAAGCTGCTCGATGCCTCCTGGTACCAGCCCAAGTTGAAACGAGACGCTCGGCAGGAGTTTGAAAAAGGTCACATCCCTGGAGCAGCCTTCTTCGACCTTGACCTTGGCAGTGACCAGACATCCCCCTATGACCACATGCTGCCCAATGCTGCAGAGTTTGCTGAGTATGTTGGCAAGCTGGGGGTAGGGAACGGCACCCATGTGGTAGTATATGATGCCAGTGATGAGGGCCTCTACTCTGCCCCCCGATTGTGGTGGATGTTTAGGGCCTTTGGGCATGAGACTGTCTCACTGCTGGATGGAGGGTTAAGGAACTGGAAGAGGGAGGGCTACCCGCTGAGCTCTGGCAGGGCCCGCCCAATTCAAGCAGAGTTCCAGGCCACCCTCAACCCGATGTTTGTGAAGACCTATGAAGATATCAAGGAGAACATCGAATCACGTCGGTTCCAGGTTGTAGATTCCCGTGTTGAAGGGCGCTTCAGGGGCATTGAGCCAGAACCCCAGGAAG gCATTGAACCTGGCCACATCCCTGGCACCTTGAACATTCCTTTCATTGACTTCATGACTGAGGAGGGCCTGGAGAAGAGCCCTGATGCCATCCAAAGACTGTTCCAGGACAACAAGGTGGACCTCTCAAAGCCCCTGGTGGCAACTTGTGGCGCAGGCGTCACTGCCTGCCATGTAGCCCTGGGTGCGTATCTCTGTGGCAAGCCTGATGTGGCCATCTATGATGGATCCTGGATGGAGTGGTACATGCGTGCCCGGCCTGAGGATGTCATCTCAGAGGGCAGAGGCAAGACTCTCTGA